cagccagtcccaggcCAGCTTCgcagtttctagagcactcacacggtcatactgccctttggtcagatgaccacaaatgatgttcttggcggttgagtccaGTTATGCGaatctcttgacatcagcagcggtgacgccTTCACCGACTTTGGGAACGCCAGTCTTGTCGACATATCAgaggtcgatgtcaatggcttcaagatgcatgcacatcttattcttccagtaggggtaatcagtgccatcaaagacgaggcacgcagcggagactttgattatccctgcagtcgacatagctaaaactccaggtggttaaaccaaatcacacagaacaagggagcacacAGAACAAAGTGCTatttatcaactagagggggtgaataggcgatttttatgaaagtcttcaagacaGTCAATGTATTTGAAGATAGACAATCGAATGCAACCTACAcagtatgcagcggaagataaactacactagccaAGCCATAGTCTAGGAAATAGTACTGAGTAAGCACGAAGACAAATAGCAGGTAGATTGAGTGGATCAAGataggaagatagtatgaagccaattatGCAATCGGAGAGAATGTCTTCGCACATTGAAGTCAAACAGGACAAACAAGCAATGTCTTCATGAAGCTAAATAGTAAGTAAGGGTGAAGTGATAGAACTAGTTGCTTGGctaagacaaggatttggtagaccagatccagttgctgtgacaactgtacgtctggttagggaggctgagattgaactcagaagaccacgtcttcaccttattccccttgatctaaggacacttagtcctcgcccaatcactctggtaagtcctcaaggtagacttccgaaccttcacagacttcgttcaccgacgatccacaatgactcttggatcctcagaacgcgacgcctaaccaacTGAAAGATACAtagtcttcaagtgtaataagtcttcagatcagcggacaaaaagacttcagtgatgcctaacactctttggctctgggtgttttgggctttgtcctcgcaaggtttctctctcaaaggcttcggaggtgggttgctctcaaacgacaaaagccgtgcacaaactctgagcagccaccaatttatggtatagggggtgggctatttatagccaggaggcaacccgacatgatatgtctgaaatgaccctgggtcactgaggaaccgacacgtgtccaacagtcagatttcaaacacacgcggcagcttgacttgggctacaagcaaagctgactcatccaactccggataagatttactctcatagtcttcactcgaagacataggatttgggttgagcatcacatcagttttCTGACTTTGTTCGCTTGGACCCGACTtaacagttcggtggttcctatgactcaagaaagaagaaaatgaaactatgtcttcgcactccattgacttcaagtgaatgtcttcatacGTCATTATCTTctacgtgaatgtcttcacgaaccaccattgtcttcaatgtcttcatacttttttaggggtcatctctggtaggtaaaccgaatcaatgagggacttctacctgtgccatcctgcaattctcacaaacacattagtccctcaaccacgtttgtcgtcaatactccaaaaccaactaggtgtagcactagatgcacttacacaccgCCGCAGCGGACCGGCGCCCCGAGCTCGAGTCGTGGCGCTGCCCACACAGCCACCACGGACGCCGATGCTGAAGAAGAGGTCTGGGGCCGCTGCCCCGGCGTCTGAGAACCGCAAACCCGTCATCACACGCTCTTGATCCGCGCCGCTGGATCAGCAacacccccccaccaccaccaccaccaccaccacggttTGCGGTCAAAACCACCATCCGAGCCCCTCCACCGCGCGCCCCGTCGGGTAGCACCATTGCCGGAGCAGTAGCACGACGTCAAACCTCCACCACGCCATAACACACGGCCGCCAGGTAGCAGATCCGCCCTGACTAGCCCCCTGCGCACCCCCTGCCGCACACCTCACGAAGCCGTCACGAGCCTGCCTGTCGCCAACACGTTCCCTCGGACCACCGGATCTGTGCTAGCCCGCGCCAGAGCCACCCCCGCGTGCTATCGCGCCAGACCTGCCCGCACACTTCCTGGAGCCTAACCAGGCTTCGCCGGCGGGCTCCTCAGATAGCGACAAGGTGAGGGCGAGGAGGGAAGTGGCGGTGCCGGAGGGGTTCCGCCGAATCGCCAGAGATAGGTGACGCAAGGGCGGTTGACACTTTGGTCCCATTTATGATTTATACAATGCACAGAGCTCATAATATAAATACTTctcatttgttctagaatctttaaAATTATTTAGATGATAAAGGGTTCTTcgttttatattataaagcaacgacCACCGACAAGGTTCATACAAGGAGCAGCTAAAGTGACGAGAGAACACAAAAGATATAATCTtgctggggctcagcacaacatCATCTGAAATCTTTCAAATTATTCAAAAAGTATATCCAATTGGGACTAGTTTCAGATCCCTcaacacaatacaaacaataaaaATTAACTGTGAATCGATCAGATGGTCTGAACTATAATATACATATATCATTTAGCAAATAAGCTTTAAATAACCGTGTCTTACAGTGTGCACTGAACCTATGTTATTTTTGCATGTGTGTATGGATAAAATTACGGTGTATTCTTTTATATTACTTTTTGAACAAGAGTTACGGTCGATGAAATTGAATTCCTACAAATTGAGCGTAGCTCAGATGGTTAGATTTCTTTCGGTGGAACCAGCCCACTCCTAGATTTGGTATTGTGCtcgcattttttgaatttatttcagaCTTTCTGATGCCCGTGATAATTTTATCATATGTCTTTGCATGATTGCATCCCATATATCGAGAATGAAAGCACACGTATAGTCCAGGATTGCACCAGAGCGAGCTAGTGAGTTGATGTTCGGTCCTTACCAAGTCTGATTTGTTTTAGGGGTCCTTACCAAGTCTGATATAACTATGCAATAGGACCACCAGGCTTAAAAAAGTGCTACTTCTTCCGTCCATATTATAAGAGCGGTTTTTTTGTCCAAGAAAACATAtgcgttttttgttttgtttttgacattatattagtgtaaaaaatgctccttcctatattatgggacggaggaagtagttacgGGATGAAGGAAGTAATTAACAACATAGACCCGAGAGTAAACCTGATCATGGACAGCCCAACCCAAGCCCAGCTCCAAAAACCCAGTCCAGGTCAGGTCGGGCTTACCTTTTGGGTTGGGCTTGGGCTTCATTCTACAACATGAAAACGTATTTGGGCTTGGGCATCCATTTCCTGATTTTTGGGCCGGGATTCCGGGCTTTTGGTTGCTTTTCAAGATGGAATCAAAACTTGAGAAAAAAGCATTTTTAGGCTTTGGGCCTGTTGTTTAAGGATCGGGCTTTTGCAAGCACGGTCCAAAACCCAGCCCGGCCCGATCAGACTTCTGCAAGCCTGGTCCAAAAacctggcccggcccggcccggcccgatgtATGATCATAGAGAGAAGGAAATGGAGCCAAGGAGGTAGGTTTGCTGTTAAATTAGCCCCAATAATTGCACCCCCATCCATCTAATTTAATAATAGCACATGACATGGTACTCCCACTTTGCCATCCCATCCATCTACTTTAGAATCTTGATCGGTCCTTTGTAGAAAGTGCCACCAACCCACCGTGGATAACCAGCTTGATCAGTAAGGTAGTAGGAGTACATGTCCCCTTTCATCTCACTGACTAATTGGCAAAAACATCCCAATACACCGAGGGTCCCTGGGAAAAACCGgtctcatctttactaggaaaaGAAAATTTTGTTACACAAATCCTCATCACTCCATGCAAGTGTATCACATGCATAGTGTAGTACTGGCATCGATCGAGAAAAGCAGAGGAAAAACTAAGTACACGTGGCGATGCCTCAGAAGGTGGCCTTCTTGAGCGAGGTGATGGTGACCGACGACCCCAGCGGCGAGGAGCCGACCTGGACGTCGAAGGAGTCGTACCGGAGGAAGAGCtcggcgacgaggaggcgcgcgATGAGCACCACGAAGTCCTTGCCGGCGCACTGCTTGTCCTGCAGCGTGGGCGTCGCCGACTCGGGCCCGTTGGACCACACCACGTACCGGAGCAGCCGCTCGCCGTCCTCGCCCAGGAACCTGTCGGGGACGTAGTCCTCGGCGCGCGGAAACACGCGCGGGTCCTTGGTGGCCATGGGCTGGTACCCGAACAGCAGCTCCCCCTCCCGCACCTCGTACCCGTAGTCGTGGCTCTCCACCACCATGTCCCGCTTCGCGCGCCCGTACTGCATCGCCACCGGCGGCTCGATCCGCAGCGCCTCGTACACGGCCGACTTCACCAGCGGCATCTCGGCCAGCGCCTGCATCGTCACCTCCCCGCCGTTGGCGCGCACCGCGGCGCGCACCTCCGTCGCCAGGCGGCCGTGCACCCGGCCGCCGGCGCGGCCCAGCCACTTCACCAGCGACGGGAACAGGATCTTGATGCCGCCGAAGGAGTTGAAGCACATGGCGAAGAGGATGTTGTGCACCGCCTCCTCCCGCGCGATGCCCAGCCGCTCGCCCTCGTCGATCACCGCCTTGCCGGCGTCGCGGAAGAAGTCGGCGAGGCGGCCGTAGTCCTTCTTGATGAGCGCCGGCGGGAGGCGGAAGCTGTGGAGGAGGCCGTCCTCGACGAGGGTGGGCAGGCCGAGGCTGAGCAGCGGGCTGATCTGGAACAGCAGCCACTTGGCGATCAGCTTGGGCCCTTCCTCCCGGAGCGGCGAGTCGACGGGGTCGCGGCCGAGGAGCGCCTGGCAGAGGAAGCCGAAGGCGGCGTCGTCGTTGTAGTTGCCGAAGTCGGCCTTGCCGACGCGGGCGAGGTCGTTCTCCATGCGGCCGAAGAGGCCGCCGTAGACCTCGCGGAACGTGGGGATGACGTGCTGGCGGCGGTGGGTGAGGAGGTGGAAGAGGAGCGACTTGAGCGGCGCGTGGTTGGGCTCGGCGGGGTCGACGTAGGAGAGCACGCGGTAGCCGCCGGTGAGGTCGGTGGAGGGCATGAAGGTGCCGGTGAAGAGGTCGGTCTTGTCGACGAGCGAGGTGTCGAAGAGGACCGGGAAGGAGGCGGCGTCGAGGAGCGCCACCACGCGGGGGTCCTTGGCCACGAAGGGGCCGGGGGGCATGTTGAGGCGCACCACCGTGGAGCGGTGCGCGCGGACGCGCGCCGCGAAGAAGCCGTCGCGCCCGCCGGGCCCGTAGAAGTACTCCAGCCGGTCCTTGAGCGCGCCCAGCAGCGGCGGGCCGTGCTCGCCCGGCACTTTCCGCAGCGGCAGCCGGCGCTTGGGCGACAGCACCTCGTGCCGGTCCGTCGCGGACGCGGACGCCCGGGTCAGCCGCCGCCTGGCGCCCGCGCTCGGCGCGGCGAAGGAGAGCTGGTGGATTGCCGTCGCCATTTGGTTTGATCCGTGCGAGAGCTGCTACAGAGCGAAGTCCACGGCGGCTGCTCCTTTTGGTGTGCCgtgtgctggtgctggtgctggtctGGTATAATGACTCGGTTCGGGTGTGGGGGCGGCCATTTAAAAAGCGGCGTTGGAGACGGGCAGTGCGCCTTGACTGCGCGCGTGCAGGGAGTGGGAAACGTGGGCCTTTCGGGCGCTGCGCCGCTCGCGTGGCCGCGGCCGGTGGTGTGTCTGATCAGACGAGTAGAGTGGAGCAGCTTCCGCTCACCGACCGCGGCGCGGCCTCGTGCGCTTGGAGAACCGGTAATAGGTGGCGACTGCTGAGAGCATCATTTGACTAATTGATTTTTGATACTGTTGGTAGATGTATCGGAAGGCGTTCGCGGACAAGTCAACTGATTTGCATTTGTCCGTTTGGGCAACCGTCGTGTTCATTTTCAAAAATCTCAAAACAATACAGATGCATCGGAGATTCGCAGGGGCACGCACCTGCCATGCCATGCCCTGCCCGCCCCTCGATTGCCTCATGATTCGTGAAGTTGTTGAATCCCACATGAGGGCATAGTAAATTTTAAGTTTCAGTCGTTAAAACTTACAATTTTTTATCTCAAACTTGTGGTTTTCTCACTGCTCTTACTAAGTTTCATAGATAAAATTCTAATACATTTTTTTGTTGGTTGTAGGcacaaaaatcatgattttattggTCACTTGAACTAAGTTTCAAGAGTTGAACCTTAACATTTATTTTTTCAAAATTCGGCAAAATATATTtaaaatggatcttatttgaaagcGCTCGTCACGAGAAATGCGAATATGAAAGCATAACTTATTTGGACTGTTCATTTAAAAGATATAAATGTTGAAAAATCAGAAGCCAAAAATAAAAGCACGCGCGAGGACCTACGTGCCACAAATCTGTTCCCACAAATGCATGCATGTAGATCGTTCAATCAATATAACACCTCAAATCCATACAAAAGCCATCAACCGAGGAGCTTGCTGATGTCGTCCATGATTGTTGAAGCTATGGCGTGCTGGGTAACGCagtgatttcaaaaaatttcctaagcacacgcaatatccatctaggtgatgcatagcaacgagagggtagagtgttgtctacgtatccttgtagaccgaaagcggaagcgttatgacaacgcggttgatgtagtcgtacgtcttcacgatccgaccgatcctagtaccgaaaatacggcaccttcgcgatctgcacacgttcagctcggtgacgtcccacgaactctcgatccagctgagtgtcgagggagagcttcatcagcacgacggcgtgatgacagtgatgatgaagttaccggcgcagggcttcgcctaagcactacgacaatatgaccgaggtggattatggtggaggggggcaccgcacacggctaagacagttgtctgttgttgtgttctagggtgccccctgccctcgtatataaaggagcaagggggaggccagccggccctagggcgcgctaaggaggggaggaatcctcctcctagtaggagtaggattcctcctttcctagtcctactaggagggggaaggagggagtaggagaggggaaggaaagggggggcaccccccctcctagtccaattcagagtcaagggggagggggcgcggggtgccctggcagcccctctctccactaaggcccatctaggcccactagttccccccgggggggggggttccggtaaccctccgacactccggttttctccgaaatcacccagaacactttcggtgtccgaatatagccgtccaatatatcaatctttatgtctcgaccatttcgagactcctcgtcatgtccgtgattatatcgagactccgaactaccttcggtacatcaaaacacataaactcataataccgatcgtcaccgaacgttaagcgtgcggaccctacgggttcgagaactatgtagacatgactgagacacgtctcaggtcaataaccaatagcggaacctggatgctcatattggttcctacatattctacgaagatctttatcggtcaaaccgcataacaacatacgttgttccctttgtcatcggtatgttacttgctcatctcaataactagttcaatctcgttaccggcaagtctctttactcgttccgtaatgcatcatcccgcaactgactcattagtcacatcacttgcaaggcttatagtgatgtgcattaccgagagggcccagagatacctctacgacaatcggagtgacaaatcctaatctcgatctgtgccaactcaacaaacaccatcggagacacctgtagagcacctttataatcacccagttacgttgtgacgcttggtagcacactaagtgttcctccggtattcgggagttgcataatctcatagtcataggaacatgtataagtcatgaagaaagcaatagcaaataaactaaacaatcaagtgctaggctaacgtaatgggtcaactcaatcacatcattctctaatgatgtgatcccgttaatcaaatgacaactcatgtctatggctaggaaacttaaccatctttgattcaacgagctagtcaagtagaggcatactagtgacactctgtttgtctatgtattcacacatgtactaagtttctggttaatacaattctagcatgaataataaacatttatcatgatataaggaaatataaataacaactttgttattgcctctagggcatatttccttcagtctcccacttgcactagagtcaataatctagattacacagtaatgattctaacacccatggagtcttggtgctgatcatgttttgctcgtgagagaggcttagtcaatgggtctgcaatattcagatccgtatgtatcttgcaaatctctatttctccctccttgacttgatcacggatgtaattgaagcgtctccagatgtgcttggttctcttgtgaaatctggattcctttgccaaggcaattgcaccagtattgtcacaaaatattttcattggacccgatgcactaggtacgacacctagattggatatgaactccttcatccagactccttcatttgctgcttccgaagcagctatgtactccgct
This window of the Triticum aestivum cultivar Chinese Spring chromosome 5D, IWGSC CS RefSeq v2.1, whole genome shotgun sequence genome carries:
- the LOC123122955 gene encoding allene oxide synthase 1, chloroplastic is translated as MATAIHQLSFAAPSAGARRRLTRASASATDRHEVLSPKRRLPLRKVPGEHGPPLLGALKDRLEYFYGPGGRDGFFAARVRAHRSTVVRLNMPPGPFVAKDPRVVALLDAASFPVLFDTSLVDKTDLFTGTFMPSTDLTGGYRVLSYVDPAEPNHAPLKSLLFHLLTHRRQHVIPTFREVYGGLFGRMENDLARVGKADFGNYNDDAAFGFLCQALLGRDPVDSPLREEGPKLIAKWLLFQISPLLSLGLPTLVEDGLLHSFRLPPALIKKDYGRLADFFRDAGKAVIDEGERLGIAREEAVHNILFAMCFNSFGGIKILFPSLVKWLGRAGGRVHGRLATEVRAAVRANGGEVTMQALAEMPLVKSAVYEALRIEPPVAMQYGRAKRDMVVESHDYGYEVREGELLFGYQPMATKDPRVFPRAEDYVPDRFLGEDGERLLRYVVWSNGPESATPTLQDKQCAGKDFVVLIARLLVAELFLRYDSFDVQVGSSPLGSSVTITSLKKATF